A window of Luteolibacter flavescens contains these coding sequences:
- the cls gene encoding cardiolipin synthase, giving the protein MPHQELFAAVLAGALLIFHIVGFLLVIHALMHVRTSQGTIAWIVSLLAAPWLAVPMYYFTGKSRFSGYVRARRGEDAALRKVADDMHRRLRHYEIKPDDAFGRAAEFLGGLPFTRGNELTLLIDGEETFEAMFEAIASAEKYLLVNFFIVKNDRVGQRFQQALIDRAKAGVKVYFLYDEIGSNKLSRSYLKEMEAAGIFHASFGSNRHWVSRVQLNFRNHRKIVVVDGKEAFIGGINVGDEYLGRDQRFGAWRDTHLKLKGPSVQAIQLVFLEDWNWAADEVPDLDWSGQAESADQMAAVIPTGPADPVDSWQLVVAEMANTARERLWIASPYFVPDDGVMTALQTAAIRGVDVRILIPEKPDHLLVWLSAFTYFEPAIACGIKLFRYTRGFLHQKVVLSDQLACVGTANLDNRSFRLNFEISALSPDPAFADEVAHMLELDFSQSREVKVEEFTERSFGFRLACRAARLMAPVQ; this is encoded by the coding sequence ATGCCCCACCAGGAACTCTTCGCCGCCGTCCTCGCTGGGGCCCTTCTCATCTTCCACATCGTCGGCTTCCTGCTCGTCATCCACGCGCTCATGCACGTGCGGACCTCGCAGGGGACCATCGCGTGGATCGTCTCGCTGCTGGCCGCACCGTGGCTCGCCGTTCCGATGTATTACTTCACGGGGAAGTCCCGTTTTTCCGGCTACGTGAGGGCCCGCCGCGGCGAGGATGCCGCGCTGCGGAAAGTGGCCGATGACATGCACCGGCGGCTGCGCCACTACGAGATCAAGCCCGACGATGCCTTCGGTCGAGCGGCGGAATTCCTCGGCGGCCTGCCCTTCACACGGGGCAATGAATTGACCCTGCTGATCGACGGCGAGGAGACCTTCGAGGCAATGTTCGAGGCCATCGCGTCCGCCGAGAAATACCTGCTCGTGAACTTCTTCATCGTGAAGAACGACCGCGTCGGACAGCGCTTCCAGCAGGCACTCATCGACCGGGCAAAGGCGGGAGTGAAAGTCTATTTCCTCTACGACGAAATCGGGTCGAACAAGCTCTCCCGCTCCTACCTGAAGGAGATGGAGGCCGCCGGGATCTTCCACGCATCCTTTGGCAGCAACCGTCACTGGGTGTCGCGCGTGCAGCTCAATTTCCGCAATCACCGCAAGATCGTGGTGGTGGACGGCAAGGAGGCCTTCATCGGCGGCATCAATGTCGGTGACGAGTACCTCGGCCGCGACCAGCGCTTCGGCGCGTGGCGCGATACCCATCTGAAGCTGAAAGGGCCCTCGGTGCAGGCCATCCAGCTCGTCTTCCTGGAAGACTGGAACTGGGCCGCGGACGAGGTGCCGGACCTGGATTGGTCCGGCCAGGCCGAGAGCGCCGACCAGATGGCCGCGGTGATCCCCACCGGCCCCGCCGATCCGGTGGACTCGTGGCAGCTCGTGGTGGCGGAGATGGCGAATACCGCGCGCGAGCGGCTGTGGATCGCCTCGCCCTACTTCGTCCCGGACGATGGCGTGATGACCGCCCTGCAGACCGCCGCCATCCGGGGGGTAGACGTGCGCATCCTGATCCCGGAGAAACCGGATCACCTGCTGGTGTGGCTATCCGCCTTCACCTACTTCGAGCCGGCCATCGCCTGCGGCATCAAGCTCTTCCGCTACACGCGCGGCTTCCTCCACCAGAAGGTGGTGCTGAGCGACCAGCTCGCGTGCGTGGGCACGGCGAATCTCGACAACCGCTCCTTCCGCCTGAACTTCGAGATTTCCGCGCTCTCGCCCGACCCCGCCTTTGCCGACGAGGTGGCGCACATGCTTGAGCTGGACTTCTCCCAATCCCGCGAGGTGAAGGTGGAGGAATTCACCGAGAGATCCTTCGGCTTCCGCCTCGCCTGCCGCGCCGCTCGGCTGATGGCACCGGTGCAGTGA
- a CDS encoding cysteine desulfurase family protein yields the protein MIYLDANATTPLLPEVLDAMLPWLKEGFHNPNASYQGAKEARKAIEEARGKVAALIGAQPDEIVFTGGGTESTNAALKWLARLIGRKSGRVITSAIEHSAVLKPCETFADVGYALTRVGVDGGGRLLMEDFEAACDTAKEGGGFASIMWANNETGVIQPVEEACAMARERGLAFHTDAIQTVGKIPVDVREVPVDYLSLSAHKFHGPKGVGALYIRSGARFEPLLRGGGQEKDRRSGTENTAGIVGLGKAAELAMERLSKKETPASLRNAFEAKVVGEVSGVSVNGELLHRLPGTSHLSFTGCEAAGLLILLDDLGVACSAGSACMTGKQQPSHVQKAMGFSDAKAKSSLRFGFSCLTTMEEAMAAAESVKRAVEKLRRVQGGSTGPVMVYSP from the coding sequence GTGATCTACCTCGATGCCAATGCCACCACGCCGCTCCTGCCGGAAGTGCTCGACGCGATGCTGCCGTGGCTGAAGGAGGGCTTTCATAACCCGAATGCCAGCTACCAAGGGGCGAAGGAGGCACGCAAGGCGATCGAGGAGGCACGCGGGAAAGTCGCGGCTCTGATCGGCGCGCAGCCGGACGAGATCGTCTTCACCGGCGGCGGCACCGAGAGCACGAATGCCGCGCTCAAGTGGTTGGCCCGGCTCATCGGCAGGAAGTCCGGCCGCGTGATCACCAGCGCCATCGAGCACAGCGCGGTGCTGAAGCCCTGCGAGACCTTCGCCGACGTGGGATACGCACTCACGCGGGTGGGAGTCGATGGTGGCGGCCGGCTTTTGATGGAGGATTTCGAGGCGGCGTGCGATACCGCGAAGGAGGGCGGGGGATTCGCGTCCATCATGTGGGCGAACAACGAGACCGGCGTGATCCAGCCGGTGGAGGAAGCATGCGCGATGGCCCGGGAGCGCGGCCTCGCCTTCCACACGGATGCCATCCAGACCGTCGGCAAGATCCCCGTGGATGTCCGCGAGGTGCCGGTGGACTACCTCTCGCTCTCCGCGCACAAGTTCCACGGGCCGAAGGGCGTGGGCGCGCTCTACATCCGCAGCGGTGCCCGCTTCGAGCCGCTGCTCCGCGGAGGCGGCCAGGAAAAGGATCGCCGCAGCGGCACGGAAAATACTGCGGGCATCGTAGGTCTGGGCAAGGCGGCGGAACTCGCCATGGAGAGGCTTTCGAAGAAGGAGACTCCCGCGTCGCTGAGGAATGCCTTCGAGGCAAAGGTCGTCGGCGAGGTGAGCGGGGTTTCGGTGAATGGCGAACTCCTCCACCGCCTGCCGGGCACCAGCCATCTATCCTTCACCGGCTGCGAGGCGGCGGGCCTCCTGATCCTGCTGGATGACCTCGGCGTCGCGTGCTCGGCGGGCTCCGCCTGCATGACGGGCAAGCAGCAGCCATCGCATGTCCAGAAGGCGATGGGCTTCTCCGACGCGAAGGCGAAGAGCAGCCTGCGCTTCGGCTTCTCCTGCCTGACCACGATGGAAGAGGCGATGGCCGCGGCGGAGTCGGTGAAGAGGGCGGTGGAAAAACTGCGGCGCGTCCAAGGCGGCAGCACGGGGCCGGTGATGGTGTATTCCCCGTGA
- a CDS encoding thioredoxin domain-containing protein — translation MPNALAHETSPYLLQHAHNPVDWVPWCEDAFARAKSEDKLVFLSIGYSTCHWCHVMERESFENEAIAGVMNANFICVKVDREERPDIDATYMAFVQATTGQGGWPMSVWLTPAGRPVVGGTYFPPEDRYGRAGFPRLCAEIGRLWQDDRTRMEESAAKVMAHLREQSAADSVLNGLPPDKVFGDFLDRCESMFDPALGGWGNAPKFPRPVVPRLLLQLAERFGGDEGEAALQMTSRSLRAMAAGGMNDQLAGGFHRYSVDRYWHVPHYEKMLYDQAQLALVYLESWQATGEDCDREVAEDIFRYVLTDLLDPTGAFHAAEDADSLVSAEDAEKKEGAYWTWEAAEIYRLLDARSAAIFCAAYGIEENGNARPESDPHGELEGRNTLYQATGIDALAEQFDLPAEEIRLLLGQTAKVLLEVRRLRPLPHRDDKLITAWNGLMIAALARGGRVLDRADLIDAAAKAAGFIRRELWDGAKLWRSFRGKRGDAPGFAADHAFLISGLIELHGADGDRAWLDWAAELQDALDRDHWEESQAGYVIRAELHGEPLLVIREDYDGAEPSANHVAAENLLKLAVLLDEPAFEKRAEAILRAGSRVAQTQPFAVPVLLGALDLHQRGVTKIEVRGTPEPALAEAMRRAWLPRAVWTRSAGDGDVIVCENQVCKPPIRTAAEW, via the coding sequence ATGCCGAATGCCCTCGCGCACGAGACCTCGCCCTACCTGCTCCAGCACGCGCACAATCCCGTGGACTGGGTGCCGTGGTGCGAGGATGCCTTCGCGCGCGCCAAGTCGGAGGACAAGCTGGTCTTCCTCTCCATCGGCTACTCGACCTGCCACTGGTGCCACGTGATGGAGCGCGAGAGCTTCGAGAACGAGGCGATCGCGGGCGTGATGAATGCGAACTTCATCTGCGTGAAGGTGGACCGCGAGGAACGCCCGGACATCGACGCGACCTACATGGCCTTCGTCCAGGCGACGACCGGACAAGGCGGCTGGCCGATGAGCGTGTGGCTGACGCCGGCGGGGCGGCCGGTGGTGGGCGGCACCTACTTTCCCCCGGAGGACCGCTACGGCCGCGCGGGCTTCCCTCGTCTCTGCGCGGAGATCGGGCGGCTGTGGCAGGACGACCGCACGCGCATGGAAGAGAGCGCCGCGAAAGTGATGGCGCACCTGCGCGAGCAATCGGCGGCGGATTCCGTGCTCAATGGCTTGCCGCCGGACAAGGTCTTCGGCGACTTCCTCGACCGCTGCGAATCGATGTTCGATCCGGCGCTCGGCGGCTGGGGCAATGCACCGAAGTTCCCGCGGCCCGTGGTGCCGCGCCTGCTGCTCCAGCTCGCCGAGAGATTCGGCGGCGACGAAGGCGAGGCCGCGCTGCAGATGACTTCGCGCTCGCTGCGTGCAATGGCCGCGGGCGGGATGAATGACCAGCTTGCCGGTGGCTTCCACCGCTACTCGGTGGACCGCTACTGGCACGTGCCGCACTATGAAAAGATGCTCTACGATCAGGCTCAGCTCGCGCTGGTGTATCTGGAGTCGTGGCAGGCCACGGGCGAGGATTGCGACCGCGAGGTGGCCGAGGACATCTTCCGCTACGTGCTGACCGATCTGCTCGACCCGACCGGTGCCTTCCATGCGGCGGAAGATGCCGACAGCCTCGTTTCCGCGGAGGATGCGGAGAAGAAGGAAGGCGCGTATTGGACCTGGGAGGCCGCTGAGATCTATCGCCTGCTCGATGCGCGGAGCGCGGCGATCTTTTGCGCAGCCTACGGCATCGAGGAGAATGGAAATGCGCGTCCCGAGAGCGATCCGCATGGCGAGCTCGAAGGCCGCAACACGCTCTATCAGGCGACGGGCATCGATGCCTTGGCGGAGCAATTCGACCTGCCTGCGGAAGAGATCCGCCTGCTGCTCGGGCAGACGGCCAAGGTGCTGCTGGAGGTGCGGAGACTGCGCCCGCTGCCGCATCGCGATGACAAGCTGATCACCGCGTGGAATGGCCTGATGATCGCTGCCCTCGCGCGCGGCGGTCGCGTGTTGGACCGCGCCGACCTCATCGATGCCGCGGCAAAGGCAGCCGGCTTCATCCGCCGCGAGCTATGGGATGGTGCGAAGCTATGGCGGAGCTTCCGTGGCAAGCGTGGCGATGCGCCGGGCTTCGCCGCCGACCACGCATTCCTCATTTCCGGGCTCATCGAGTTGCACGGGGCGGATGGGGATCGCGCCTGGCTCGACTGGGCGGCGGAGCTTCAGGATGCGCTCGACCGCGACCACTGGGAGGAAAGCCAGGCGGGCTATGTGATCCGCGCGGAGTTGCACGGCGAGCCCCTGCTGGTCATCCGCGAGGACTACGATGGAGCGGAGCCGTCCGCGAACCACGTCGCGGCGGAGAACCTGCTGAAGCTGGCTGTCCTGTTGGATGAGCCCGCTTTCGAAAAGCGCGCCGAGGCCATCCTTCGTGCCGGTTCGCGCGTCGCGCAGACGCAGCCCTTTGCCGTGCCGGTGCTGCTCGGCGCGCTGGACCTGCACCAGCGTGGCGTCACGAAGATCGAGGTGCGCGGCACACCCGAGCCGGCGCTCGCGGAAGCCATGCGCCGGGCATGGCTCCCGCGTGCCGTGTGGACACGCTCCGCCGGGGATGGGGACGTGATCGTTTGTGAGAATCAGGTCTGCAAGCCGCCCATCCGCACCGCGGCGGAGTGGTGA
- a CDS encoding discoidin domain-containing protein, with amino-acid sequence MKTPYHIPALALLLLTSAQAGEASYSHFRFTPVGLRGGDNADSVQLAEFEFRFLGQALDMTTATVTNPDGDNPGNEGVDNVKDGDLGSKWLDFNKGALVFEFPEVVTIDQYRLGTAGDAEDRDPVTWTLEGSNDGDTWTLIDERTNYPVPYHRETYSANIHVPPFTNLELYFFRAADAVLINGASTNLSWEVLNATTLTIDPTPGAVAGSGSFNVTPAANSDTTYTLTAVQGEEEATQSVTIRTVAGGSASARYVRFTPVKLRDTSTANSIQICDFDFFLGTTRLTVASATAIDPDPSEWEGPENLLDNDPSTKWLDYSKNGLVFDFGAATTFDGYRFTTGNDYTDRDPVRWTLEGSPDGNTWTLIENMTAYDFPTPINRKQPLQTIPLPGTSLQPLMPLAITASAFDFVNSRVSLTFRSRENDNYRVTSSAELTDWSTQMLGGISGADGADTTTVEFNFIAEDKLFFRVEEE; translated from the coding sequence ATGAAAACCCCATACCATATCCCCGCCCTCGCCTTATTGCTATTAACCTCAGCGCAAGCGGGGGAAGCGAGTTACTCGCATTTCCGCTTCACTCCGGTCGGCCTGCGTGGCGGCGACAACGCCGACAGCGTGCAGCTTGCGGAATTCGAATTCCGCTTCCTCGGCCAGGCGCTCGACATGACGACCGCCACCGTGACCAACCCTGACGGTGACAATCCGGGCAACGAAGGCGTCGATAACGTCAAGGACGGCGACCTCGGCTCCAAGTGGCTCGACTTCAACAAAGGCGCGCTGGTCTTCGAGTTCCCGGAAGTGGTGACCATCGACCAGTACCGCCTCGGCACCGCAGGCGATGCCGAGGACCGCGACCCCGTGACGTGGACACTGGAGGGCAGCAACGACGGCGACACCTGGACCCTCATCGACGAGCGCACGAACTACCCCGTGCCGTACCATCGGGAGACCTACTCCGCAAATATCCACGTGCCGCCCTTCACGAATCTGGAGCTGTATTTCTTCCGCGCCGCCGATGCGGTGCTGATCAACGGAGCCTCGACGAATCTCTCCTGGGAGGTGCTCAATGCGACCACCCTCACCATCGACCCCACGCCCGGAGCGGTCGCGGGATCGGGCAGCTTCAACGTGACCCCTGCGGCGAACTCGGACACGACCTACACGCTGACGGCCGTGCAGGGAGAGGAGGAGGCCACCCAGAGCGTGACCATCCGCACCGTGGCAGGCGGGTCCGCATCCGCACGCTACGTGCGCTTCACGCCGGTGAAGCTGCGCGACACCTCGACCGCGAACAGCATCCAGATCTGCGACTTCGATTTCTTCCTCGGCACCACCCGGCTGACGGTCGCGTCCGCCACGGCCATCGACCCCGATCCCTCGGAATGGGAAGGCCCGGAGAACCTGCTCGACAACGACCCAAGCACGAAGTGGCTCGACTACTCGAAGAACGGCCTCGTCTTCGACTTCGGCGCGGCGACCACCTTCGACGGCTATCGCTTCACCACGGGCAATGACTACACGGATCGCGACCCGGTCCGCTGGACGCTGGAGGGCAGTCCCGACGGCAATACCTGGACCTTGATCGAGAACATGACGGCATACGACTTCCCGACACCGATCAACCGGAAGCAGCCGCTCCAGACCATCCCGCTGCCGGGCACATCGCTCCAGCCGCTGATGCCGCTGGCCATCACGGCGAGCGCCTTCGACTTCGTGAACAGCCGGGTGAGCCTGACCTTCCGCTCGCGTGAGAATGACAACTACCGCGTCACGTCCTCCGCGGAACTCACCGACTGGAGCACGCAGATGCTCGGAGGGATCAGCGGTGCGGATGGTGCCGACACCACCACCGTGGAGTTCAATTTCATCGCTGAGGACAAGCTCTTCTTCCGCGTGGAGGAAGAGTGA
- a CDS encoding PD-(D/E)XK nuclease family protein, with product MLVVVPTAQAGRLLRESLAEAAGGLLAPKVVTPGHFLRTEHAAPESVEQMAWIEVMESVRDWTPYAAAFPLPPGEGEPPGWAMGLGKALAGIRASLQENALTISEASHRMGKTVEGERWEALSALEYKVEQQLARWGYESRSRMLARGTRVEPERRIVLAGVPDFPAAAVRHFAEAVVLIGAPEEMSSDFDDYGRPGPDWTDTLLAWPQPGSVTLTADPRQQAAEAMQVVAAAGTPSHDLALGSADEATAGELVRSFGRGGWVLHDPSNLRPAPLKAWLAAWRQFVSRPDAGSAVDLLGFAETSALTGGKRAQRVMALSAARDQWLARDRDDLQRIAALNPRNLESIQLAIDTLESLMRYRSIFLRDGVHAGLRRLLDRVDPEGRQSDPILEWSHATAPLANEIRRDAGFWIDLLCASLPDVPTPAPEDRVLDVQGWLELFHAPGQHLVICGMNEGQIPGRASTDAWLPEGTRKHLGLSHDAGRHARDAYLLMAMTEARRAEGRVDLLLTKTGADGGVLLPSRLLLAADEKELPVRVKQVFREVEPPDSSLAWTLDEAWKWQPPAVEKELRISVTTFADYLACPFRFYLKYVAGMSEPEPERVEWNQRDFGNVAHIVVEHWAVDEQAKDFAEAGKIEKWVHDELDRVIAERFGAKVPLAVRIQRESLRQRLSWFSRIQAEEWNRGWRIEEIEKKFELEIEGATIVGRVDRIERNIDGRRRVLDYKTGTTAGVVESSHRTGMNANTRLPAHLQDVPEILCTGADGKPKRWKNLQVALYSAALGGVDELGYFQLGATEGDVKLSLWDGFSIADRESAMACAGWVVRQVKDKVFWPPAEKVDFDDFKILALGRSLDETVAMRGGAA from the coding sequence ATGCTCGTCGTGGTGCCCACCGCGCAGGCGGGGCGCTTGCTGCGCGAGTCGCTGGCCGAGGCGGCGGGTGGATTGCTCGCGCCAAAGGTGGTGACGCCCGGTCACTTCCTCCGCACGGAGCACGCCGCGCCGGAGTCCGTAGAGCAGATGGCGTGGATCGAGGTGATGGAGTCCGTCCGCGATTGGACGCCCTACGCCGCGGCCTTCCCCCTGCCGCCGGGCGAGGGGGAGCCGCCGGGCTGGGCGATGGGGCTGGGCAAGGCGCTCGCGGGGATCCGTGCGAGCCTGCAGGAAAATGCGCTCACGATTTCCGAGGCCTCGCACCGCATGGGGAAGACCGTGGAGGGCGAGCGCTGGGAAGCGCTGTCCGCGCTGGAATACAAGGTGGAGCAGCAGTTGGCCCGCTGGGGATATGAGAGCCGCAGCCGCATGCTGGCGCGTGGCACCCGGGTCGAGCCGGAGCGGCGCATCGTGCTCGCGGGCGTGCCGGACTTTCCCGCTGCCGCAGTCCGGCATTTCGCGGAGGCAGTCGTGCTCATCGGTGCGCCCGAGGAAATGTCGTCGGATTTCGATGACTACGGCAGGCCTGGTCCGGACTGGACCGATACACTGCTCGCATGGCCGCAGCCCGGCAGCGTCACTCTCACCGCCGACCCGCGCCAGCAGGCAGCCGAGGCGATGCAAGTCGTGGCCGCGGCGGGCACGCCGTCCCATGATCTGGCGCTCGGCTCCGCCGACGAGGCGACCGCGGGCGAGCTGGTGCGCTCCTTCGGACGTGGCGGCTGGGTCCTGCATGATCCTTCGAATCTGCGGCCCGCTCCCTTGAAAGCGTGGCTGGCTGCATGGCGGCAGTTCGTTTCCCGGCCCGACGCAGGCTCGGCGGTCGATCTCCTGGGCTTCGCCGAAACCAGTGCGCTCACCGGTGGCAAGCGCGCCCAGCGGGTGATGGCCCTGTCCGCTGCCCGCGACCAATGGCTCGCCCGCGACCGGGACGACCTGCAGCGCATCGCGGCCCTGAACCCGCGGAATCTGGAGTCGATCCAGCTCGCCATCGATACCCTCGAGTCCCTGATGCGGTACCGGTCGATCTTCCTCCGCGACGGGGTGCATGCAGGCCTCCGCCGCCTGCTGGACCGCGTGGACCCGGAAGGGCGGCAGAGCGATCCCATCCTCGAGTGGTCCCATGCCACCGCTCCCCTCGCCAACGAGATCCGCCGCGATGCGGGATTCTGGATCGACCTGCTCTGCGCGTCCCTGCCCGACGTTCCAACGCCAGCACCGGAAGACCGGGTGCTGGATGTCCAGGGCTGGCTGGAGCTTTTCCATGCGCCCGGGCAGCACCTGGTCATCTGCGGGATGAATGAGGGCCAGATCCCGGGGCGCGCGAGCACGGATGCCTGGCTGCCGGAAGGCACGCGGAAGCACCTGGGCCTCTCGCACGATGCCGGCCGCCACGCACGCGATGCCTACCTGCTGATGGCGATGACCGAGGCTCGTCGGGCAGAGGGCCGAGTCGATCTGCTGCTGACGAAGACGGGGGCTGACGGCGGCGTGCTGCTGCCCTCCCGGCTCCTGCTCGCCGCGGATGAGAAGGAGCTTCCCGTGCGAGTGAAGCAGGTTTTCAGGGAAGTGGAGCCTCCTGATTCCTCGCTCGCATGGACGCTGGATGAGGCATGGAAGTGGCAGCCGCCGGCGGTGGAGAAGGAGCTGCGGATCAGCGTCACGACCTTCGCCGACTACCTCGCGTGCCCGTTCCGCTTTTATCTTAAATACGTGGCCGGCATGAGCGAGCCGGAGCCCGAGCGGGTCGAGTGGAACCAGCGCGACTTCGGCAACGTGGCCCACATCGTCGTGGAGCACTGGGCGGTGGACGAGCAGGCAAAGGATTTCGCGGAAGCCGGGAAGATCGAGAAGTGGGTCCACGATGAACTGGACCGCGTGATCGCGGAGCGCTTCGGGGCGAAGGTGCCTCTGGCCGTGCGCATCCAGCGCGAATCGCTGCGGCAGCGGCTCTCGTGGTTTTCCCGCATCCAGGCGGAGGAGTGGAACCGCGGATGGAGGATCGAGGAGATCGAGAAGAAATTCGAGCTGGAGATCGAGGGCGCTACCATCGTCGGGCGCGTCGATCGCATCGAGCGGAACATCGACGGACGACGCCGCGTGCTCGACTACAAGACGGGAACTACTGCGGGCGTCGTAGAAAGCTCGCACCGCACGGGCATGAACGCGAACACCCGCCTGCCCGCGCACCTGCAGGATGTGCCGGAGATCCTCTGCACCGGGGCGGACGGGAAGCCGAAGCGCTGGAAGAATCTCCAGGTGGCACTCTATTCCGCGGCGCTGGGAGGGGTGGACGAGCTCGGCTACTTCCAGCTCGGGGCGACGGAGGGCGATGTGAAGCTCTCGCTCTGGGACGGCTTCTCCATCGCCGACCGCGAGTCGGCGATGGCCTGCGCCGGCTGGGTGGTCCGGCAGGTGAAGGACAAGGTTTTCTGGCCGCCGGCGGAGAAGGTGGACTTCGACGATTTCAAGATCCTCGCCCTCGGCCGCAGCCTGGATGAGACCGTCGCGATGAGGGGAGGTGCCGCATGA